In a single window of the Labrus mixtus chromosome 20, fLabMix1.1, whole genome shotgun sequence genome:
- the syngr3a gene encoding synaptogyrin-3a translates to MDGVGSFGAGRAGATIDPIAFAKQPQTILRVLSWIFSLVVFASIVNEGYVNFGSERLHCVFNQNADACNYGVFMGMVGLLACSFFFLLDYKFSSISSVKDRKKAIMLEIGFSGVWTFLYFVSFCFLANQWSRTSPDDLPLNQGADAARAAITFSFFSIITWAGLTVRAVQKYLLGTDMTLFTTEHMDGGAPTQPYPSNSPVGATTETTETYQSPPFTENNAAPTYQVPIY, encoded by the exons ATGGACGGAGTGGGATCGTTCGGAGCGGGCCGGGCCGGAGCCACTATCGACCCGATTGCCTTTGCAAAACAGCCGCAGACCATCCTCCGAGTGCTGTCCTGG ATATTCTCCCTGGTGGTCTTTGCCTCCATCGTGAACGAGGGTTACGTTAACTTCGGCAGCGAGCGTCTCCACTGTGTCTTCAACCAGAATGCTGACGCGTGCAACTACGGCGTGTTCATGGGCATGgtgggcctgctggcgtgctccttcttcttcctgctcgaCTACAAGTTCTCCTCCATCAGCTCCgtcaaagacagaaagaaggccATCATGCTGGAAATCGGCTTCTCGG GTGTCTGGACTTTCCTGTACTTTGTAAGTTTCTGCTTCCTCGCTAATCAGTGGTCACGGACCTCACCTGATGATCTGCCGCTCAACCAGGGGGCAGATGCAGCTCGGGCGGCCATcaccttctctttcttctctatAATCACCTGG GCTGGTCTAACAGTGCGTGCAGTCCAGAAGTATCTGCTCGGCACAGACATGACTCTGTTCACCACGGAGCACATGGACGGCGGCGCACCCACCCAGCCTTACCCCTCCAACTCACCAGTAGGTGCCACCACCGAGACCACAGAGACCTACCAGAGCCCGCCCTTCACCGAGAACAACGCAGCACCCACGTACCAGGTTCCCATTTACTAG